Proteins encoded within one genomic window of Festucalex cinctus isolate MCC-2025b chromosome 18, RoL_Fcin_1.0, whole genome shotgun sequence:
- the LOC144006865 gene encoding pecanex-like protein 3 isoform X2, which translates to MGSQALQILRQGVWASLTGGWYVDPHQSTFSNCFHLYLWIFLLAFPFLLYMAFPASLVIASLYSAVVAIFFTTIKVVNYRLHAMFDLGEIIEKKQASLTAEGPRTEEGDDGSGGNDGSQPRDIHAGVEMTVFRKVNSTPPVRCSSQHSLFGLNQVSEFLPQLEDSGGTKDIKELMREQGSNNVIVTSAHREMLRQSSQDTIRAPSVVQSCIAAALGGNFPGLIGLPSGFGEPGEYMSVPPSPSSQEDGGEKEPLQQVEVSRKMPEDNGLAYSPLGPSAESGSLGDTPLSPLIKSSLSEELSENLLGLGLDPVVFVPGTEYPGCRSGVALAAGSTDSCFSGGGAATDRETLSTVSSYRSEKTDSTQLESPSFSQPKLADGPAATVAPTAGANVPADVAVPAGQDGSDTDNLSDSVLLRSPSKEISPSQALDRTLVEGDDLPPVPCDMIAQPPASFHNSSPSSSGHSDVCDLDRATAVPPLPPPRQAASAPSGLALGSVCSEPSLPISSTPFLLSDQSAQQVVRPKDLKLLRASGSSVGHKPGRRKAPRRRAGPGSSSFDCGSYRRRHNHRQHRDYIPVRSQLGVKAYSESLFEDSSDEDDGSDMSAASSLGSQRRYSSDEDDSSSSTSCYSPELANTGAALQLPPTAQPPAPREGDLAEPAGASHPRAAQRSSSTASAKTHARVLSMDGAGSNQSGTTAPPPALHAMPATSTPAPRTLTVSKSDLEARAIHIDCFPVSHPHRLDSLGGSWTGNQMGWRAGELTEEGAVGGVPEDGGKHDSVSSVKRTQAIRRRHNAGTNPTPPPSTMGSPPSLQDLQRVRTASHSRTRTIPSALHFASSLLLPRSGIHEASTFDDTSEGAVHYFFDESGVKRSYTFGPAGGGYEDPVQERERQSQSSSFTSTEVQEGAPVLSMLQPRPVVLQGMQVRRVPLEMPEFDLDHESLQESQENTLMIEEKAKPKQYYRFWVLPGKWLRVRYDRLALLALLDRNRRVGENVFAVVLASLVAFLGFQLLLQGFFRDIWVFQFCLVIASCQYSLLKSVQPDAASPMHGHNWIIVYSRPVYFCLCCVMIWIFDLSGRSGSLQPFSLYGVTFFSAHFLLCVRDMLLVFALCFPVIFLFGLLPQVNTFVMCLLEQIDMHVFGGTATTSPLSSLFSLIRSVLVAALLYGFCLGAINAPWGDAHVPVLFSVFCGLLLSLSYHLSRQSSDPTILWSLVRSKLFPELENRTPEEPPVEIKDPLPEKLCNSVKEILHSDLVMCPLMAVITFAISASTVFIALQPALSFVLYILAGVVGFITHYLLPQLRKQLPWFCLAHPVLRSKEYSQFEVRDAAQLMWFEKLYAWLQCVEKYFIYPAVVLNSLTTEARAVGQNHKELDIYRALFISVAGMKLLRSSFCAPSQQYVTLCFTTLFFHFDYPHFSETFLIDYYFMSILFSKMWDLLYKLRFVLTYIAPWQITWGSAFHAFAQPFAVPHSAVLFVQAIFSAIFSTPLNPVLGSAVFVTSYTRPVKFWERDYNTKRVDHSNTRLATQLDRNPGADDNNLNSIFYEHLTRSLQHSLCGDLLLGRWGNYNTGDCFILASDYLNALVHIIEIGNGLVTFQLRGLEFRGTYCQQREVEAITEGVEEDEGCCCCEPGHLPHMLSFNAAFGQRWLAWEVAATKYVLEGYSITDNNAASMLQVFDLRKILITYYVKSIIYYVSRSPKLDEWLANEAIQEALRPCLGANYVDSDPTFNLNIDEDYDHRASGITPSSFCMIYVDWIQYCNSRRQTPVASDRDSPLVRLCFGLCILGRRALGTASHSMSASLEPFLYGLHALFKGDFRITSPRDEWVFADMDLLNRVVAPGVRMSLKLHQDHFTSPDEYEDPAVLYDAITTNEEKMLISHEGDPVWRSAILANMPSLLALRHIMDDGSDEYKIIMLNKKFLSFRVIKVNRECVRGLWAGQQQELVFLRNRNPERGSIQNAKQALRNMINSSCDQPIGYPIYVSPLTTSYAGGHNQLRSVWGGPVSPHNIYNWLINSWDRMQKGCGAGCNSGGNIEDSDCGGGSTSITTNAAIHTTQSTPASGLPQPHITTMQPSLGTDNPVGPTQNWPHHPQPLPLALLSQSEGRMEAGLLSSLQRTSSIQGLLGQQLSTSQLSFSGAVAPPPLLVPERICPAGFLDNAGHRTGQRAGLAQGNVLHFESHFGKWSFSGRKGFNGPAAESDGGNVHSIRTQPPPPAPPQESSPTQDPLGATRVADSCLLPAGDAPAPPDESTELPLLEHLR; encoded by the exons ATGGGCTCCCAGGCACTTCAGATATTACGACAGGGCGTGTGGGCCTCGCTCACCGGAGGGTGGTATGTGGACCCACATCAGAGCACCTTCTCCAACTGCTTCCATCTCTACCTGTGGATATTTCTGCTGGCATTCCCCTTTCTGCTGTACATG GCTTTTCCCGCCAGCTTGGTGATAGCAAGCTTGTACTCCGCCGTGGTGGCCATCTTTTTCACCACCATCAAAGTGGTGAACTACCGTCTCCACGCcatgtttgacctcggggagaTTATCGAGAAGAAACAGGCCTCGCTCACGGCTGAAGGTCCGAGAACAGAAGAAGGGGACGATGGTTCGGGTGGCAATGATGGGAGTCAGCCCAG GGATATTCATGCCGGTGTGGAGATGACCGTGTTTCGAAAGGTCAACTCGACGCCTCCAGTGCGATGCAGCTCTCAGCACTCGCTGTTTGGACTCAACCAGGTGTCG gagTTCTTGCCCCAACTTGAGGATTCAGGGGGAACAAAGG ATATCAAGGAGTTAATgcgagaacagggaagcaataATGTGATCGTTACCTCTGCTCATCGGGAAATGTTGCGGCAGAGTTCTCAGGACACCATCA GGGCTCCGAGCGTGGTCCAGTCCTGCATTGCTGCTGCCCTGGGAGGGAATTTCCCAGGTCTCATTGGACTCCCGTCTGGATTTGGAGAACCGGGAGAATATATGTCCGTACCTCCTTCACCTTCCAGTCAAGAAGATGGAGGAGAGAAGGAGCCATTGCAGCAGGTTGAGGTGTCGCGAAAGATGCCAGAGGACAATGGGTTGGCTTATTCCCCCCTCGGGCCATCTGCTGAGTCTGGCAGTCTTGGAGATACCCCGCTTAGTCCGCTTATAAAGAGTAGCTTGAGTGAAGAGCTGAGTGAAAATCTTTTAGGTTTGGGCCTTGACCCGGTGGTGTTTGTGCCTGGAACCGAGTACCCGGGCTGCCGTAGCGGGGTGGCGTTAGCCGCCGGATCCACCGACAGCTGTTTCAGCGGCGGTGGTGCCGCCACCGACCGCGAGACGCTAAGCACCGTTAGTAGCTACCGCAGCGAAAAGACAGACTCCACTCAACTTGAAAGTCCGTCATTCAGCCAGCCCAAGCTCGCGGACGGACCGGCTGCGACTGTGGCGCCAACGGCGGGCGCAAACGTCCCAGCGGATGTCGCCGTTCCGGCAGGGCAGGACGGCAGCGACACGGATAACCTGTCGGACAGCGTGTTGCTGCGTTCCCCCTCCAAAGAGATCTCGCCCAGCCAGGCGCTCGACAGGACGCTCGTCGAAGGTGACGATTTGCCGCCTGTACCGTGTGATATGATTGCGCAACCCCCCGCCTCTTTCCACAACTCTTCCCCCTCGAGTAGCGGCCACTCGGACGTTTGCGACTTAGACCGAGCCACCGCGGTTCCACCGCTACCTCCGCCTCGGCAGGCCGCTTCAGCGCCCTCAGGGCTGGCCCTGGGTTCAGTGTGCTCCGAGCCCTCTTTGCCCATCTCCTCAACCCCGTTCCTGCTGTCCGATCAGTCTGCCCAGCAGGTCGTGCGGCCCAAAGACTTGAAGCTGCTGCGGGCCAGCGGCAGTAGCGTGGGCCACAAGCCGGGCCGACGGAAAGCCCCGCGCAGGCGGGCCGGGCCCGGAAGCAGCAGCTTCGACTGCGGCTCTTACAGGCGTCGTCACAATCACAGGCAACACCGAGATTACATCCCGGTGCGCAGCCAGCTCGGCGTCAAGGCCTACAGCGAAAGTCTCTTTGAGGATTCCAGCGACGAGGACGATGGCAGCGACATGAGCGCCGCATCCAGTCTGGGCTCGCAGCGCCGCTATAGCTCTGACGAAGACGACTCCAGTTCCTCTACCTCCTGCTACTCGCCAGAACTGGCCAACACCGGCGCCGCGTTACAGCTCCCGCCGACTGCTCAGCCTCCCGCTCCACGGGAAGGGGATTTGGCCGAACCCGCCGGCGCCTCGCACCCCCGCGCCGCCCAGCGCTCGTCGAGCACGGCCAGCGCTAAGACGCACGCCAGGGTGCTCAGTATGGACGGGGCGGGTTCAAATCAGAGTGGCACCACGGCTCCGCCTCCTGCTCTGCATGCCATGCCCGCCACTTCCACCCCCGCACCTCGCACCCTCACTGTCTCCAAGTCGGACTTGGAAGCTCGCGCCATCCACATCGACTGCTTCCCCGTATCACATCCTCATCGGCTGGATTCCCTTGGAGGCTCTTGGACTGGCAACCAGATGGGCTGGCGAGCGGGGGAGTTGACCGAAGAGGGGGCGGTAGGTGGAG TTCCTGAGGATGGTGGCAAGCACGACTCGGTCAGCAGTGTAAAGAGGACCCAAGCCATCCGCAGGAGACACAATGCAGGAACCAACCCGACTCCCCCACCCTCCACCATGGGATCCCCTCCCAG CCTCCAGGACCTCCAAAGGGTTCGGACCGCCTCCCACTCTCGAACCCGCACCATCCCGTCCGCTTTACATTTTGCCTCGTCACTTCTGCTGCCCCGCAGCGGCATCCATGAGGCCTCCACCTTCGACGACACATCAGAGGGGGCCGTGCACTACTTTTTTGATGAGAGCG GAGTGAAGAGGTCCTACACATTTGGGCCTGCTGGAGGAGGTTATGAGGACCCAGTTCA AGAAAGGGAGAGGCAGTCTCAATCCTCAAGCTTCACCTCCACGGAAGTCCAGGAAGGAGCACCAGTCCTGTCCATGCTGCAGCCGCGACCAGTCGTCCTACAGGGCATGCAGGTTCGGAGGGTTCCTTTGGAAATGCCCGag TTCGACCTGGATCACGAATCTCTGCAGGAGTCCCAAGAGAACACGCTGATGATCGAGGAGAAGGCGAAACCCAAACAATACTACCGCTTTTGGGTCCTGCCTGGGAAGTGGCTCAGGGTCCGCTATGATCGATTAGCGCTTCTGGCCTTGTTGGACAG GAACCGACGTGTGGGAGAAAACGTGTTTGCTGTGGTGCTGGCCAGCCTGGTGGCCTTTCTGGGGTTCCAGTTGTTGCTCCAGGGCTTTTTCAGGGACATCTGGGTCTTCCAGTTCTGCCTTGTCATTGCGAGTTGCCAATACTCCTTACTGAAG agTGTGCAACCAGACGCAGCCTCTCCCATGCAT GGTCATAACTGGATCATCGTGTACAGTCGGCCTGTTTACTTTTGCTTGTGCTGCGTGATGATCTGGATCTTCGATTTGTCCGGCCGTTCTGGCAGCCTGCAACCTTTCTCCCTCTATGGCGTCACCTTCTTTTCCGCACACTTCCTGCTTTGCGTCAGAGATATGCTCCTGG TGTTTGCCTTGTGTTTCCCGGTcatcttcctgtttggcttgcTACCTCAGGTCAATACTTTTGTCATGTGTCTGTTGGAGCAGATTGACATGCACGTTTTTGGTGGAACAG CCACCACCAGTCCCCTCTCGTCTCTGTTCAGCCTCATCCGCAGCGTGCTGGTGGCTGCTCTGCTGTATGGATTTTGCCTCGGCGCCATAAAC GCACCATGGGGGGACGCCCATGTGCCAGTGCTGTTTTCTGTATTTTGCGGCCTGCTGCTGTCCTTGTCCTATCACCTCAGTCGCCAAAGTAGCGATCCCACCATCCTCTG GTCATTGGTCCGATCCAAATTATTCCCCGAGCTGGAGAATCGCACGCCAGAAGAACCTCCTGTGGAAATCAAGGATCCTCTTCCAGAGAAGCTTTGCAACTCTGTG AAAGAAATTCTCCATTCAGACCTTGTCATGTGTCCCCTCATGGCTGTCATCACTTTCGCCATCAGTGCCAGCACAGTTTTCATTGCACTCCAG CCTGCGCTCAGCTTTGTCTTGTACATCCTGGCGGGAGTTGTCGGCTTCATTACGCATTATCTCTTGCCTCAGCTGCGCAAACAGCTTCCGTGGTTCTGCCTGGCTCACCCTGTGCTCCGATCCAAAGAGTACAGTCAGTTCGAAGTCCGAG ATGCTGCTCAGCTGATGTGGTTCGAGAAGCTGTACGCGTGGCTACAGTGCGTGGAGAAGTACTTCATCTACCCGGCGGTCGTGCTCAACTCCCTCACGACAGAAGCTCGCGCTGTTGGACAGAACCATAAAGAGCTGGACATCTA CCGAGCGCTCTTCATCTCAGTTGCCGGCATGAAGCTGCTGCGTTCGTCCTTCTGTGCCCCGTCGCAGCAGTACGTCACGCTGTGCTTCACCACGCTCTTCTTCCACTTCGACTACCCGCACTTCTCGGAGACCTTCCTGATTGACTACTACTTCATGTCCATTCTTTTCAGCAAG ATGTGGGACCTGTTGTATAAGTTGCGCTTCGTGTTGACTTACATCGCTCCCTGGCAGATCACGTGGGGCTCGGCTTTCCACGCCTTCGCTCAGCCCTTTGCGGTGCCGC ACTCTGCTGTGCTCTTTGTGCAGGCAATCTTTTCAGCCATCTTTTCTACTCCTCTCAATCCGGTCCTGGGCAGCGCTGTCTTTGTCACCTCATACACCAGACCCGTTAAATTCTGGGAGCGGGACTACAA caCCAAGCGAGTTGACCACTCCAACACCAGATTAGCCACTCAACTGGACCGTAATCCAG GTGCCGATGACAACAACCTGAACTCCATTTTCTACGAACACCTGACGCGTTCGCTGCAGCACAGCCTGTGTGGAGATCTGCTGCTCGGCCGCTGGGGCAACTACAACACCGGCGACTGCTTCATTCTCGCCTCCGACTACCTCAACGCATTGGTGCACATTATCGAGATCGGCAACGGCCTGGTCACCTTCCAGCTGAGGGGcctggagttcagag GCACCTACTGTCAGCAGAGGGAAGTGGAGGCCATCACGGAAGGCGTGGAGGAGGACgagggctgctgctgctgcgagCCGGGTCACCTGCCTCACATGCTGTCGTTCAACGCCGCCTTCGGGCAGCGCTGGCTggcctgggaggtggcggccaCAAAGTACGTGCTGGAGGGTTACAGCATCACCGACAACAACGCCGCCTCCATGCTGCAAGTGTTTGACCTCCGCAAGATTCTCATCACGTACTATGTCAAG AGCATCATTTACTACGTGAGCCGATCCCCCAAGCTGGATGAATGGTTAGCTAACGAGGCGATCCAGGAGGCACTGCGACCGTGCCTGGGAGCCAACTACGTCGACAGCGACCCCACCTTCAACCTGAACATCGACGAGGACTACGACCACAGGGCCTCCGGGATCACGCCCTCATCCTTCTGCATGATTTATGTGGACTGGATTCAGTACTGCAACAGCAGGCGTCAAACG CCGGTTGCAAGTGATAGAGATTCTCCTCTGGTCCGACTATGTTTTGGCTTGTGTATCCTGGGAAGAAGAGCCCTGGGCACTGCGTCCCACAGCATGTCTGCAAG cctGGAGCCGTTCCTCTACGGCCTCCATGCGCTCTTCAAGGGAGACTTTCGCATCACGTCTCCACGGGACGAGTGGGTCTTTGCAGATATGGACCTGTTGAATCGAGTTGTGGCGCCCGGAGTGCGGATGTCCCTCAAGTTGCATCAG GACCACTTCACATCGCCGGACGAGTACGAGGACCCCGCGGTGCTGTATGACGCCATCACCACCAACGAGGAGAAGATGTTGATATCCCACGAGGGCGACCCAGTTTGGCGCAGCGCCATCCTGGCCAACATGCCCTCGCTCCTGGCGCTGCGGCACATCATGGACGACGGCAGCGACGAGTACAAAATCATCATGTTGAACAAGAAGTTCCTCAGCTTCCGGGTCATCAAG GTGAACCGAGAGTGCGTGCGCGGGCTTTGGGCCGGGCAGCAGCAGGAGCTGGTCTTCCTGCGCAATCGCAACCCCGAGCGCGGCAGCATTCAGAACGCCAAGCAGGCGCTGAGGAATATGATCAACTCGTCGTGCGACCAGCCCATCGGCTACCCCATCTACGTGTCGCCCCTCACCACATCGTATGCAGGTGGACACAATCAGCTGCGCTCCGTCTGGGGGGGACCCGTCAGCCCCCACAACATCTACAACTGGCTCATCAACAGCTGGGACAG GATGCAGAAAGGATGCGGCGCCGGATGCAACAGCGGCGGAAACATCGAGGACTCGGACTGCGGCGGCGGTTCCACCTCCATAACGACCAACGCTGCCATCCACACCACCCAGAGTACGCCAGCTTCCGGCCTTCCCCAGCCGCACATCACCACCATGCAGCCCTCATTGG GTACGGATAATCCAGTCGGTCCAACTCAAAACTGGCCTCACCACCCCCAGCCACTCCCACTGGCTctgctcagccaatcagagggcaGAATGGAGGCGGGACTGCTCTCATCGCTCCAGCGCACGTCCTCCATCCAGGGCCTGCTGGGTCAGCAGCTGTCCACCTCGCAGCTGTCCTTCAGCGGCGCGGTGGCCCCGCCTCCTCTGCTGGTGCCCGAGCGCATCTGCCCCGCCGGCTTCCTGGACAACGCCGGCCACAGGACGGGCCAGCGGGCTGGCCTCGCCCAGGGCAACGTTCTCCATTTTGAGAGCCATTTCGGGAAGTGGAGTTTTTCCGGCAGAAAGGGCTTCAACGGTCCGGCGGCGGAGAGCGATGGAGGGAACGTCCACTCCATTCGCACACAG ccgccgccgcccgccccccCACAAGAGTCCAGTCCCACACAAGACCCGCTGGGAGCGACTCGGGTGGCGGATTCCTGCCTGCTGCCGGCAGGAGACGCCCCCGCGCCGCCTGATGAATCCACAGAGTTGCCTTTACTCGAGCACCTGCGCTGA